The Pygocentrus nattereri isolate fPygNat1 chromosome 2, fPygNat1.pri, whole genome shotgun sequence genome has a window encoding:
- the rc3h1b gene encoding roquin-1 isoform X2, with protein sequence MPVQAPQWTEFLLCPICTQTFEETVRRPISLGCGHTVCKMCLNKLHRKACPFDQTAINTDIEQLPVNSALLQLVGGQVPKLQPVALITSPEDTKHYDEARQCVEELALYLKPLSSARGVGLSNAAQSMLSRPMQRKLVTLVHCQLVEEEGRVRAMRAARSLGERTVTELILQHQNPQQLSSNLWAAVRARGCQFLGPAMQEEALKLVLLALEDGSALSRKVLVLFVVQRLEPRFPQASKTSIGHVVQLLYRASCFKVTKRDEDSSLMQLKEEFRTYEALRREHDSQIVQIAMEGGLRIAPDQWSSLLYGDQSHKSHMQSIIDKLQTPASFAQSVQELTIALQRTGDPANLNRLRPHLELLANIDPSPDAPPPTWEQLEKGLVAVKTVVHGLVDFIQNHSKKGADQQQPPQHSKYKTYMCRDMKQKGGCPRGASCTFAHSQEELEKYRKMNKRLAPRLPCGPGLLPDEGVSLEGVTRKPSPLTNGIVAACPGTPVPPLLSRGPEPSPYELLRKPKVDAGSLSAPGSPPDTLDKAGLPLPSHTVAHGRGEHLPMPKQMPGMPRGAPPMYPQQQAELFYSEARAPSGSQYDAQYSAGYPYQHTQYVPPRYIRNPPPPGESAMAPYQDPYPGYGPERQYPGPHSGPPFSAVNPHPYPPPSHYDSRRHGPYAGPPPPPPSFAPPRDELVRMSPVPLDVPPAALPPPTSGVAGSLYHPESSSRERYPPEGYYPPVPHPGQMRSHVRDPYSRSQPSLDYLHRRRKELLNQLEERKVISPPPFAASPTLPSHAFPSDYPQEYIEDGSKAFGTREPDYAGQYSPWSCDTIGSYIGSKDPKPKDAMSAGAVEMMNMEGKSLREPPLDAQRRSAEAKDDDPIIPFGPLPTVSPFGAISRTSKTGYQTTGPVQAMASSQAAGSKHMTMAAEYSYGNPGGWSSVSYPQHQSMASPGHFSEREQLKIELQQVNQQISQQTQIRGMEAASNSMLLQREASALAAQPPTTKWATGGAVSSEQLSLELHHVEREIGKRTREIAMENQVAHEVQFKLKATENGQPDHKAQLEELSLALGEVSNGASSIVPASSVGSSMLSLTSKTSSLSLCSGDQAASGAELQKNGVVHSCS encoded by the exons ATGCCTGTACAAGCTCCACAATGGACAGAGTTCTTGCTGTGTCCTATATGCACCCAGACGTTCGAGGAGACGGTGCGCCGGCCCATCAGTCTGGGGTGCGGCCATACCGTCTGCAAGATGTGCCTGAACAAGCTGCACCGAAAGGCCTGTCCCTTCGACCAGACGGCCATCAACACCGACATCGAGCAGCTTCCTGTCAACTCGGCCCTGCTGCAGCTGGTCGGGGGTCAG GTGCCCAAACTGCAGCCTGTGGCACTGATTACTAGTCCAGAGGACACCAAGCATTACGATGAGGCCCGACAGTGTGTGGAAGAACTGGCCCTTTACCTCAAACCCCTGAGCAGTGCGAGAG GCGTGGGGCTGAGTAATGCAGCTCAGAGCATGCTCAGTCGGCCCATGCAGAGGAAGCTGGTGACTCTGGTGCACTGTCAGCTGGTAGAAGAGGAAGGTCGGGTACGGGCAATGCGGGCGGCCCGCTCCCTGGGCGAGCGCACTGTCACCGAGCTCATACTGCAGCACCAGAACCCCCAGCAGCTCTCCTCCAACCTTTGGGCTGCTGTTAGGGCCAGAGGCTGCCAGTTCCTAGGTCCTG CCATGCAGGAGGAGGCCCTGAAGCTGGTGCTGCTTGCTCTGGAGGACGGTTCTGCTCTGTCCAGGAAGGTTCTGGTGCTTTTTGTGGTGCAGCGTCTGGAGCCCAGATTCCCCCAGGCCTCCAAAACCAGTATTGGGCATGTGGTTCAGCTCCTTTATCGTGCCTCTTGCTTTAAG GTGACCAAGCGAGATGAGGACTCCTCACTGATGCAGCTGAAAGAAGAGTTCCGCACATATGAGGCTTTACGGAGGGAGCACGACTCGCAGATTGTCCAGATTGCCATGGAAGGAGGCCTACGCATTGCCCCTGACCAGTGGTCTTCCCTTCTCTATGGAGACCAGTCCCACAAGTCCCACATGCAGTCCATCATAGACAAG TTGCAGACGCCTGCATCGTTTGCACAGAGTGTACAAGAACTGACTATAGCTCTGCAGAGAACAGGTGATCCTGCCAACCTGAACCGGCTTAGACCTCACCTAGAGCTGCTGGCCAACATCGACCCCAGTCCAG ATGCCCCCCCTCCCACTTGGGAGCAACTGGAGAAGGGGCTGGTGGCGGTAAAGACGGTGGTGCATGGCCTGGTGGACTTCATCCAGAACCACAGCAAGAAGGGTGCCGACCAGCAGCAGCCTCCTCAGCACAGCAAGTACAAGACCTACATGTGCCGTGATATGAAACAAAAAGGGGGCTGCCCCCGAGGGGCCAGTTGTACCTTTGCCCACTCACAGGAAGAACTGGAGAA ATACCGTAAAATGAATAAGCGCCTGGCTCCGAGGCTGCCGTGTGGTCCTGGTTTGCTGCCTGATGAAGGGGTCTCTCTAGAGGGCGTCACCCGTAAGCCCTCCCCGCTCACTAATGGCATCGTGGCTGCCTGCCCTGGGACCCCAGTGCCACCACTTTTGAGCCGTGGACCAGAGCCGTCCCCATACGAGCTCTTGCGTAAGCCCAAGGTGGACGCAGGCAGCCTGAGCGCACCTGGCTCTCCCCCCGACAC TTTGGATAAAGCTGGCCTGCCCCTGCCATCCCACACCGTAGCCCACGGCAGGGGTGAGCACTTGCCTATGCCCAAGCAAATGCCCGGCATGCCCCGTGGGGCACCACCCATGTACCCCCAGCAACAGGCTGAGCTTTTCTACTCTGAGGCTAGAGCACCCTCAGGATCTCAGTATGATGCACAATACTCTGCGG GTTACCCCTACCAGCACACCCAATACGTCCCACCCCGTTATATCCGTAATCCTCCTCCCCCAGGGGAGTCTGCTATGGCCCCGTATCAGGACCCTTACCCTGGATACGGCCCAGAGCGGCAGTATCCGGGCCCCCACTCAGGCCCCCCTTTCTCAGCCGTCAACCCCCATCCCTATCCTCCGCCCTCTCACTATGACAGCCGTCGCCATGGCCCCTACGCTGGACCCCCACCTCCTCCGCCATCCTTTGCACCTCCTAGAGATGAGCTCGTTCGAATGAGCCCTGTACCCCTGGACGTCCCTCCTGCTGCACTGCCTCCCCCCACGTCCGGGGTGGCTGGTTCCCTCTATCACCCTGAGTCTTCATCACGGGAGAGGTATCCACCTGAGGGCTACTACCCACCCGTGCCACATCCTGGTCAGATGAGGTCCCATGTCAGG GATCCGTACAGCCGCTCCCAGCCCAGCCTGGACTATCTGCACCGCAGGCGTAAAGAGTTGCTAAACCAGCTGGAGGAGAGGAAAGTTATCTCTCCTCCGCCCTTTGCTGCCTCTCCCACTCTTCCCTCTCATGCCTTCCCAAGTGACTACCCGCAAGAG TACATAGAAGATGGCTCTAAAGCTTTTGGAACCAGGGAACCGGACTATGCCGGACAGTACTCCCCATGGTCGTGTGACACTATAGGGTCATACATCGGCTCCAAAGACCCAAAACCGAAAGATGCCATGTCAGCTGGTGCTGTGGAAATGATG AATATGGAAGGAAAGAGTCTGCGCGAACCACCTCTGGATGCCCAGCGCCGTTCTGCAGAAGCCAAAGACGACGACCCCATCATCCCATTCGGCCCTCTGCCCACAGTATCCCCTTTCGGGGCCATCTCCCGCACCTCCAAAACAGGCTACCAGACCACCGGCCCAGTGCAGGCCATGGCTTCTTCTCAGGCTGCTGGCTCCAAACACATGACTATGGCAG CTGAGTACTCCTATGGGAATCCAGGAGGCTGGAGCAGTGTTTCCTACCCACAGCACCAGAGTATGGCCTCCCCGGGACACTTCAGTGAACG AGAGCAGCTGAAGATCGAGCTCCAGCAGGTCAACCAACAGATCAGTCAGCAGACGCAGATCCGTGGCATGGAG GCTGCCAGTAACTCCATGCTTCTGCAGAGAGAGGCCAGCGCTCTGGCTGCCCAGCCTCCTACTACTAAATGGGCTACGGGAGGCGCAGTATCCAGCGAGCAGCTCAGTCTAGAGCTCCACCATGTAGAGCGGGAGATTGGAAAGAGGACCCGTGAAATCGCCATG GAAAACCAGGTGGCACATGAAGTCCAGTTCAAGTTGAAAGCCACTGAAAATGGGCAACCTGACCATAAAGCCCAACTGGAGGAACTCTCCTTAGCACTAGG GGAGGTCTCGAACGGAGCGAGCAGCATAGTGCCGGCCAGCAGCGTGGGCAGTTCTATGCTGTCTTTGACCAGTAAAACATCATCACTCTCCCTTTGCTCTGGGGACCAAGCAGCAAGTGGTGCAGAGCTTCAGAAGAATGGTGTTGTTCACTCTTGCTCTTAA
- the rc3h1b gene encoding roquin-1 isoform X1 produces the protein MPVQAPQWTEFLLCPICTQTFEETVRRPISLGCGHTVCKMCLNKLHRKACPFDQTAINTDIEQLPVNSALLQLVGGQVPKLQPVALITSPEDTKHYDEARQCVEELALYLKPLSSARGVGLSNAAQSMLSRPMQRKLVTLVHCQLVEEEGRVRAMRAARSLGERTVTELILQHQNPQQLSSNLWAAVRARGCQFLGPAMQEEALKLVLLALEDGSALSRKVLVLFVVQRLEPRFPQASKTSIGHVVQLLYRASCFKVTKRDEDSSLMQLKEEFRTYEALRREHDSQIVQIAMEGGLRIAPDQWSSLLYGDQSHKSHMQSIIDKLQTPASFAQSVQELTIALQRTGDPANLNRLRPHLELLANIDPSPDAPPPTWEQLEKGLVAVKTVVHGLVDFIQNHSKKGADQQQPPQHSKYKTYMCRDMKQKGGCPRGASCTFAHSQEELEKYRKMNKRLAPRLPCGPGLLPDEGVSLEGVTRKPSPLTNGIVAACPGTPVPPLLSRGPEPSPYELLRKPKVDAGSLSAPGSPPDTLDKAGLPLPSHTVAHGRGEHLPMPKQMPGMPRGAPPMYPQQQAELFYSEARAPSGSQYDAQYSAGYPYQHTQYVPPRYIRNPPPPGESAMAPYQDPYPGYGPERQYPGPHSGPPFSAVNPHPYPPPSHYDSRRHGPYAGPPPPPPSFAPPRDELVRMSPVPLDVPPAALPPPTSGVAGSLYHPESSSRERYPPEGYYPPVPHPGQMRSHVRDPYSRSQPSLDYLHRRRKELLNQLEERKVISPPPFAASPTLPSHAFPSDYPQEYIEDGSKAFGTREPDYAGQYSPWSCDTIGSYIGSKDPKPKDAMSAGAVEMMNMEGKSLREPPLDAQRRSAEAKDDDPIIPFGPLPTVSPFGAISRTSKTGYQTTGPVQAMASSQAAGSKHMTMAAEYSYGNPGGWSSVSYPQHQSMASPGHFSERLPVSAPDREQLKIELQQVNQQISQQTQIRGMEAASNSMLLQREASALAAQPPTTKWATGGAVSSEQLSLELHHVEREIGKRTREIAMENQVAHEVQFKLKATENGQPDHKAQLEELSLALGEVSNGASSIVPASSVGSSMLSLTSKTSSLSLCSGDQAASGAELQKNGVVHSCS, from the exons ATGCCTGTACAAGCTCCACAATGGACAGAGTTCTTGCTGTGTCCTATATGCACCCAGACGTTCGAGGAGACGGTGCGCCGGCCCATCAGTCTGGGGTGCGGCCATACCGTCTGCAAGATGTGCCTGAACAAGCTGCACCGAAAGGCCTGTCCCTTCGACCAGACGGCCATCAACACCGACATCGAGCAGCTTCCTGTCAACTCGGCCCTGCTGCAGCTGGTCGGGGGTCAG GTGCCCAAACTGCAGCCTGTGGCACTGATTACTAGTCCAGAGGACACCAAGCATTACGATGAGGCCCGACAGTGTGTGGAAGAACTGGCCCTTTACCTCAAACCCCTGAGCAGTGCGAGAG GCGTGGGGCTGAGTAATGCAGCTCAGAGCATGCTCAGTCGGCCCATGCAGAGGAAGCTGGTGACTCTGGTGCACTGTCAGCTGGTAGAAGAGGAAGGTCGGGTACGGGCAATGCGGGCGGCCCGCTCCCTGGGCGAGCGCACTGTCACCGAGCTCATACTGCAGCACCAGAACCCCCAGCAGCTCTCCTCCAACCTTTGGGCTGCTGTTAGGGCCAGAGGCTGCCAGTTCCTAGGTCCTG CCATGCAGGAGGAGGCCCTGAAGCTGGTGCTGCTTGCTCTGGAGGACGGTTCTGCTCTGTCCAGGAAGGTTCTGGTGCTTTTTGTGGTGCAGCGTCTGGAGCCCAGATTCCCCCAGGCCTCCAAAACCAGTATTGGGCATGTGGTTCAGCTCCTTTATCGTGCCTCTTGCTTTAAG GTGACCAAGCGAGATGAGGACTCCTCACTGATGCAGCTGAAAGAAGAGTTCCGCACATATGAGGCTTTACGGAGGGAGCACGACTCGCAGATTGTCCAGATTGCCATGGAAGGAGGCCTACGCATTGCCCCTGACCAGTGGTCTTCCCTTCTCTATGGAGACCAGTCCCACAAGTCCCACATGCAGTCCATCATAGACAAG TTGCAGACGCCTGCATCGTTTGCACAGAGTGTACAAGAACTGACTATAGCTCTGCAGAGAACAGGTGATCCTGCCAACCTGAACCGGCTTAGACCTCACCTAGAGCTGCTGGCCAACATCGACCCCAGTCCAG ATGCCCCCCCTCCCACTTGGGAGCAACTGGAGAAGGGGCTGGTGGCGGTAAAGACGGTGGTGCATGGCCTGGTGGACTTCATCCAGAACCACAGCAAGAAGGGTGCCGACCAGCAGCAGCCTCCTCAGCACAGCAAGTACAAGACCTACATGTGCCGTGATATGAAACAAAAAGGGGGCTGCCCCCGAGGGGCCAGTTGTACCTTTGCCCACTCACAGGAAGAACTGGAGAA ATACCGTAAAATGAATAAGCGCCTGGCTCCGAGGCTGCCGTGTGGTCCTGGTTTGCTGCCTGATGAAGGGGTCTCTCTAGAGGGCGTCACCCGTAAGCCCTCCCCGCTCACTAATGGCATCGTGGCTGCCTGCCCTGGGACCCCAGTGCCACCACTTTTGAGCCGTGGACCAGAGCCGTCCCCATACGAGCTCTTGCGTAAGCCCAAGGTGGACGCAGGCAGCCTGAGCGCACCTGGCTCTCCCCCCGACAC TTTGGATAAAGCTGGCCTGCCCCTGCCATCCCACACCGTAGCCCACGGCAGGGGTGAGCACTTGCCTATGCCCAAGCAAATGCCCGGCATGCCCCGTGGGGCACCACCCATGTACCCCCAGCAACAGGCTGAGCTTTTCTACTCTGAGGCTAGAGCACCCTCAGGATCTCAGTATGATGCACAATACTCTGCGG GTTACCCCTACCAGCACACCCAATACGTCCCACCCCGTTATATCCGTAATCCTCCTCCCCCAGGGGAGTCTGCTATGGCCCCGTATCAGGACCCTTACCCTGGATACGGCCCAGAGCGGCAGTATCCGGGCCCCCACTCAGGCCCCCCTTTCTCAGCCGTCAACCCCCATCCCTATCCTCCGCCCTCTCACTATGACAGCCGTCGCCATGGCCCCTACGCTGGACCCCCACCTCCTCCGCCATCCTTTGCACCTCCTAGAGATGAGCTCGTTCGAATGAGCCCTGTACCCCTGGACGTCCCTCCTGCTGCACTGCCTCCCCCCACGTCCGGGGTGGCTGGTTCCCTCTATCACCCTGAGTCTTCATCACGGGAGAGGTATCCACCTGAGGGCTACTACCCACCCGTGCCACATCCTGGTCAGATGAGGTCCCATGTCAGG GATCCGTACAGCCGCTCCCAGCCCAGCCTGGACTATCTGCACCGCAGGCGTAAAGAGTTGCTAAACCAGCTGGAGGAGAGGAAAGTTATCTCTCCTCCGCCCTTTGCTGCCTCTCCCACTCTTCCCTCTCATGCCTTCCCAAGTGACTACCCGCAAGAG TACATAGAAGATGGCTCTAAAGCTTTTGGAACCAGGGAACCGGACTATGCCGGACAGTACTCCCCATGGTCGTGTGACACTATAGGGTCATACATCGGCTCCAAAGACCCAAAACCGAAAGATGCCATGTCAGCTGGTGCTGTGGAAATGATG AATATGGAAGGAAAGAGTCTGCGCGAACCACCTCTGGATGCCCAGCGCCGTTCTGCAGAAGCCAAAGACGACGACCCCATCATCCCATTCGGCCCTCTGCCCACAGTATCCCCTTTCGGGGCCATCTCCCGCACCTCCAAAACAGGCTACCAGACCACCGGCCCAGTGCAGGCCATGGCTTCTTCTCAGGCTGCTGGCTCCAAACACATGACTATGGCAG CTGAGTACTCCTATGGGAATCCAGGAGGCTGGAGCAGTGTTTCCTACCCACAGCACCAGAGTATGGCCTCCCCGGGACACTTCAGTGAACG TTTGCCTGTTTCTGCTCCCGATAGAGAGCAGCTGAAGATCGAGCTCCAGCAGGTCAACCAACAGATCAGTCAGCAGACGCAGATCCGTGGCATGGAG GCTGCCAGTAACTCCATGCTTCTGCAGAGAGAGGCCAGCGCTCTGGCTGCCCAGCCTCCTACTACTAAATGGGCTACGGGAGGCGCAGTATCCAGCGAGCAGCTCAGTCTAGAGCTCCACCATGTAGAGCGGGAGATTGGAAAGAGGACCCGTGAAATCGCCATG GAAAACCAGGTGGCACATGAAGTCCAGTTCAAGTTGAAAGCCACTGAAAATGGGCAACCTGACCATAAAGCCCAACTGGAGGAACTCTCCTTAGCACTAGG GGAGGTCTCGAACGGAGCGAGCAGCATAGTGCCGGCCAGCAGCGTGGGCAGTTCTATGCTGTCTTTGACCAGTAAAACATCATCACTCTCCCTTTGCTCTGGGGACCAAGCAGCAAGTGGTGCAGAGCTTCAGAAGAATGGTGTTGTTCACTCTTGCTCTTAA